The genome window gactgaaaatgcatgtgtaatgcgctatgagtgtgcaagtgctctgctgtccatagtgcGTGCCCTCGAGGAACTGGGTGAgcacgctcagaggaaacattcccccgtgctcccagcactgccttAAAGAATGCcggccttctgaaacttgcaagcaagtcttagagggtttttctccctgacAGACTTTATGGTATCATTCCCACCACagtggagaaagcaaatctttttctgtttggtggtgaaagcagcttggggagcgtcactgatgtgcagcacttttttaacctcaggtctAATGTGCCACCGGTCCTACCGTGGAatacatccttcctcaggctttcagcaaacggaaaggatgcaacaaacccaccccactaAGACGTCCTgcgctttttttatcttccctggAAGGTGGGGACATGACCCTGCTGGGccatctgtgccacctgcctgggagccaagatggTGCCTTTGCATTCCAGGCTAagaacttaccttcttttttttccttttcagcgaCTTTAGAGCCATCCTTAGGGAGGCGACTGATAGTTATAACTGGGCAGCAGTTGAGAAGGAACGGGTGTCTCTTTGCCAGAGCTTCTCTGCAGTGACATCCTTCGCCTCCTGACAGCCCTGAGGAGGCTAGAAACTGGACAGGTGTGGATTCCTGCGCCTCCGTGCTCTGACTGTAACTGTTACCTCAAAGCACTTTGGAGGAGATCCGTGAGAGGAATTGCCTTTGTTGCCTCTGTCATCTAATCTCACACAGACGGATTGCAACCTGGACTGCAAACTGGTGCCTTTGGCTCAGATTCTGCTGACATCcttaaatttttcttacaaattaaaAGATCAGACTTGCGTAAGGAAATCTTAAGTTGGAGGAGGAATGAACATACGTGGAATAACTTGTGAAGAAAAATCTAAAGatagctgctgtcttctgtccTTAAAAAGCCCTTGGGCAGGAATCTGAAGAGCTCTCTGTAGTAATGCTGTCAGTATCTTTCCCAGAGTAGTGGCATTCCGTCAGCTTACTAGAGACTGAGTTTAGAAGCTTTTAGCTaggatttttcttgaaatgcagtCACTGGCCTTGGTTGGAGCTAGAGGTATGTGCAGAATTTGGCTACCACTGGCTAGAAGTGGGGCATTTTGCATCCTGTACAAATTGCCAAATACGTAGTGAAGTTAAATAGACTAAGCTGGCATTTTCAAATGGAGCTTTACTGCCTCCAGGCTAAACCCTGCTTTCCTGACAGTTGATACTGCGCTGTAGCCATTGAGACTCACTTGTTTTGCATCTTACGGCAACAAGAGTGATTTGCGCTGCAGGTGGATGCTGGGTAGTGAGACATCTGCATGTCCATGTACCAGCAGAGACCAGTAGACACCCCTGGAATCCATCCATAGCTAGGGCAGTCCATGCGATAGAAGTGAGTGGGAACAGACTTACCCTTCCTGcgtgtttttacactaccacagcagcagccgtTCTGGCTCGTAAGCAGAAACCTTTACATGCCGCCGTGCTCTTTGGTTTGCAGCGCAGTAtatcagcagctgaaagaagctTTGACATAAGCgtatggagaggaaaaaaacccaaacccaaaaaaatctgggaaaaaaaaaaaatggtgtgagTGACTGTTTTGAATTAACTTCattcatttcctttgtgttgCGTTCTGTTTTTTAAGGTCCAGGTCTCCCTATGCCACTTCCTCTCGCTCTAGAAGTTCGCATACCTACTGCAAGTCAAGATCAGGCCCTTCCCACCCTCGCTGCTGCTCTCAATCATCTAGTCGTGCCCCCTCTCATTCCTACCCACGATCACCACCATATCcaagaagaggcagagagaagagtCGGGGCTGTCATTCTAGCTCAAGGTCACGTGGTTATCCCCGCTCAAGGTCAAGGTCACCTGGCTCTCCCCGCTCGTGCTAGTGGACTCACCCTTTCTCTCATCTTCCCTTAACTgaacatttttggaaaaaaaactgcggatacagaatttaaataaaagctattttatgaAGCATTACAAAAGATGACAGTGTGCACCTCGCCCGTTACGACTGGACTGcgcccttttttcctcttggcacTGGTTCTACCAGAGGAAGCCCCGTCAGACAGAGTGAATAAAAGCCAGTTACAAAAGGAACCATCATTAATACCATGGAGGAGTACAACAAGGACAACACTGCGACACCCTGAGATGTCCCCTCCCTGCGCTGTCCCTGCGGTGCGGGCAGCCAAGTGCCACTtggcagagccccagcatctcccccaggctgccttgggacaggaggggacagcaggtggGGACAGCCCGGGGGTGACAAGAGGGGACAGCTGGTAGTAACaggcctggggggtgacaggagagACAGCTGATGGGGACAGCCTGgtgggtgacaggaggggacaacTGTTGGGGAAAGCCTGGGGGTGACGGGAAGGGTCAGCGGCTGGGGAAAGCctgggggtgacaggaggggacagcaggccgtgacagcctgggggtgacaggaggggacagcaggccgtgacagcctggggggtgacaggaggggacagcaggccgtgacagcctggggggtgacaggaggggacagcaggtaATGACAGCCTGgaaggtgacaggaggggacagcaggccgtgACAGCcagggggtgacaggaggggacagcaggccgtgacaggctggggggtgacaggaggggagagcaggctgtgacagcctggggggtgacaggaggggacagcaggccgtgacagcctggggggtgacagggcacggggcgGTGATGTGCCCAGGGCTGTTGGGAGAGCCACCACAGGCGCAGGGGCTGACAGGTGACACTGGGTGGTGAAGGCCCCAGGGGGTGACAGCAGGGACACCGCAgccctggggggtgacagggcacggggcggtgacaggctgggggacagcagggacaccgGCGGCCCAGGCGGGGCTGATGAAGGCCCCTCCCCCAGGGGCGCTGAGTGGCCCCCTGAGCCCCTCTGTCACAATGCGGAGCCGCCTGGGTTGCCATAGCGAGCAGCTTGGCCTGGCAGCGCTGGTGCGAGGAGGGAGCGGAGGCCGAGCCAGGGCCTGTCCCCATCGTCCTCCCACCGGGGCTGCGAGGAGGAGCCGGCGGGCTCAGCCTgcgctgctggccccagcccctcggTGGGCCCTGACCTGCTGTGGGGGCCGCGAGGCCAGCTGCTGCGTGAGGTGCCATCGCGGAGCGGGCACCGCCTGGCCCCGGCCATGTCGTGTGTCCACTACAagttctcctccaggctgaactccGATGTGGTCACCTTTCACGGCCCCCACATCTCCCTGCGCCACCTCAGGCGCCAGATCATGGGCCGCGAGAGGCTGAAGGCGACCCACTGCGACCTGCAGGTCACCAACGCCCAGACCATGGAAGGTgcgtgggggcggcgggcgcggggacCGGGGACCGGCCGGCTGGCGATGGCGCAGGCGGCCAGTGAGGCGGTTGGGCCACGGCCGGCAGTGGTGACTTGtgctggggcctcagagctgctcttctgtggttgtgccctggcagctgccgtcagggctgtgtgcgcagccaggcacagcagcgtacGGGGCCCGTGTGCGACACCGCGCgtggaagaggtttggtttctgggaacCCTTCTAGCTAAAACGATAAGGGAATGTGGGACAATGCCTTGTCATCACAGacctgccagatttctttgaaagccggcagagaaggctgaacgtgatagaaaaggagtgggtggctaatttaaagggaaaaaaaaagtgggtttggtgactgaaatttgtcttcagctACTTTCACTCCACCGCATTGGAAAagtggtgcttggctgctgcagaaagtgcTCAGTAGCAACGTTTTGGATCAAGAGTGTATCTGTGAGTGAGAATCTATGCAGACCCTGGCAAGCCATCTTGTAGACGAGTGTTCTGTCTAAAGTATACTTGGCATTATtgctaatacagcttctttgctacaccaaagacattttcattcagatgctattgagcatcatttcttcatttctgtcaaACGGTGTCAGGGCagtactgaagttttatggcagaTCAGTTATGGTGAATATACCTAGAAATGTTCTTAGAGAAACCCTCAGTTCTTTTGAATCTGAGAAATGGTGCTTGATTCTCAGAGACGGTAATGGTTTTGTATTACTGAgtgtgctgtttcagtttggtaatctaCCGTCTGGCAAAGCTTGCATGTGATTAAAGACTTTGGGATATGACttgtcagaaatacaaagacttggaaaccgtctccattcct of Falco cherrug isolate bFalChe1 unplaced genomic scaffold, bFalChe1.pri scaffold_35, whole genome shotgun sequence contains these proteins:
- the LOC129735107 gene encoding E3 ubiquitin-protein ligase RBBP6-like gives rise to the protein MSCVHYKFSSRLNSDVVTFHGPHISLRHLRRQIMGRERLKATHCDLQVTNAQTMEEYTDDNALIPRHSSVTVRRVPVRGVKATGKTDLGSQTEPASRTSKEVCKNTS